The Gracilimonas sp. genome includes a region encoding these proteins:
- a CDS encoding aminotransferase class V-fold PLP-dependent enzyme, producing the protein METRKQFLKKIGSGAAVLTAGAFFNPMKTEKLKEKLDTYSGTAVEIARNEDFWGQVQQAFTVDRSLINLNNGGVSPSPAFVQEAMKKHLDFSNQAPVYNMWRILEPRREGVRQRLARNFGVDTEEIAITRNASESLQICQLGFDLQPGDEVLTTDQDYPRMITTFKQRERREGIKLNQISIPVPAEDDAEIVRRFEEAITPNTKLILMCHIINLTGQILPVKKVVHMARKKGIPVIVDGAHAYAHFEFDHANMDCDYYTTSLHKWLFAPHGTGMLYVRKDKIKDLWPLMAAAESQDEDIRKFEEIGTHPAANFLAIGEALTFHEGIGASRKEARLKYLNDLWIDELVDGDKVVLHTSRNPKYACGIATVEIKGMEPNELNSTLWSDYRIITTPINHEQFRGIRVTPNVYTTKEEIDRFVSAMKDQIKKV; encoded by the coding sequence ATGGAAACACGTAAACAGTTCTTGAAAAAAATTGGCAGTGGAGCAGCTGTACTGACTGCCGGGGCTTTTTTCAACCCGATGAAGACCGAGAAGCTTAAAGAAAAGCTTGACACCTACTCTGGAACCGCTGTAGAAATTGCCCGGAATGAAGATTTCTGGGGCCAGGTACAACAAGCCTTTACCGTAGATCGAAGCCTGATCAACCTGAACAACGGAGGTGTTAGCCCTTCCCCGGCTTTTGTACAAGAAGCTATGAAAAAGCACCTGGATTTCTCCAACCAGGCCCCGGTATATAATATGTGGAGAATACTGGAACCCAGAAGAGAAGGTGTTCGCCAGCGACTGGCCCGCAACTTTGGTGTTGATACTGAAGAAATTGCAATCACCAGAAATGCCTCAGAAAGCCTCCAAATTTGTCAGCTTGGGTTTGACCTGCAACCGGGCGATGAAGTACTCACAACCGATCAGGACTACCCCAGAATGATCACCACGTTCAAACAACGGGAGCGACGGGAAGGCATCAAGCTAAATCAAATCAGTATTCCGGTTCCGGCCGAAGATGATGCTGAAATAGTTCGCCGATTTGAGGAAGCAATCACCCCAAATACCAAGTTGATTTTGATGTGCCATATCATCAACCTGACAGGGCAAATTCTTCCTGTTAAAAAAGTGGTGCACATGGCACGTAAAAAGGGAATCCCGGTTATCGTGGATGGAGCCCACGCTTATGCACATTTCGAATTCGACCATGCCAATATGGATTGTGATTATTACACTACCAGTCTTCATAAATGGCTTTTTGCTCCTCATGGCACGGGTATGCTTTACGTTCGTAAAGATAAGATCAAAGACTTATGGCCTCTGATGGCGGCAGCTGAATCTCAGGACGAAGACATCCGAAAATTCGAAGAAATCGGTACCCACCCCGCGGCAAACTTTTTAGCCATCGGGGAAGCCCTGACTTTCCATGAGGGAATAGGTGCATCTCGTAAAGAGGCCCGCCTCAAATACCTGAATGACCTTTGGATTGATGAGCTTGTGGATGGCGATAAAGTTGTTTTACATACCAGCCGGAATCCAAAATACGCCTGCGGAATTGCTACAGTTGAAATTAAAGGAATGGAGCCTAACGAACTAAACAGTACCTTATGGAGTGATTACCGAATCATCACCACCCCTATTAATCACGAGCAGTTTAGAGGCATCCGCGTAACACCGAATGTATATACGACCAAGGAAGAGATTGATCGTTTTGTAAGTGCTATGAAAGATCAAATTAAAAAGGTTTAG
- a CDS encoding YtxH domain-containing protein: MSRSSDYISGIISGALVGAAIALLYAPDTGKNTRDRLSYRLSNYYDELNDLIEQLREEKEILVSEAKEKGDKVVLDAKEKAEGLIKEAEDLLESIETAKKKG, encoded by the coding sequence ATGAGTAGATCATCAGATTATATATCAGGAATTATTTCAGGAGCTCTCGTTGGTGCTGCTATTGCACTGCTTTATGCTCCGGATACAGGTAAAAACACCAGAGACCGGCTTTCATACAGGTTAAGCAACTACTATGATGAGCTGAATGACTTAATCGAACAGCTTCGGGAAGAAAAAGAAATTTTAGTTTCTGAAGCCAAAGAGAAAGGTGATAAAGTAGTCCTTGATGCCAAAGAAAAAGCAGAAGGACTGATTAAGGAAGCCGAAGATTTATTGGAGTCTATCGAAACGGCTAAGAAAAAAGGCTGA
- a CDS encoding efflux RND transporter permease subunit: MKKFSVAGGILQRPITVIMMTLIVIGFGVFSLTNLKVTLYPSFNIPVLAVSSGYQNVAPEDINRIIVDPIEGALSGIEGIETLEARVSRGNAFVILRLREGTDIRKTELKVRKAIDEIRGELPQQAQEPVIFQFDPENRPIMRLSIDAENRGLDELRNIGLELVETRLERIEGLASAETQGGLERRIYIDVTPMKLAQHNLVPSDIESALRNNNVQLPIGNVVADRINYSVRAQSTYQDVEQIANTIVTIAENGVPIRVKDVADVSDGFTEVTSLVRVNGRNSVSVDVQKNSDANTLDVVNAVKEVVPEINKILPPGVVLQVLSDEGQTIEDSVNNLSQSALGALVVVILVILIFMGGWRISLVVACSIPVSIAASFAAMYAADLTLNILTISALALAIGLLVDNSIVVTESIARKLEDGLPRFKAALEGTNEVIGALLGSTLTTLGVFIPIILISGTQGAFFREFAYTICFAIGFSFLSSIILVPVISLLALDAKQFNTKNLAFRGISKLERGYTKALGWLFHHKWIPLLAMVAIMAGTFMLYTNIPKEGFPESDSGQIDIDISLPEGSKLTKTANIMENFSDRIGEMPEVETMITSIGRSRWREQTNRGEISVTLVPETQREQTTNDFAVFLREELTSPGVDVRVRVEGGGLRFGRGWDSGGGSIRLSLIGPEIDQLVAISNKIDARLLQDPTVISVDNGRTDPTPELHFIADRERLGLLGTNLGTIAGALRTQTLGNQAGYYIAEGREIPIEVRTQKQALTSREDLFDLEVFQVGDQRIPVAAVGEFVPTRGVDSFSRRDRETVLDVNIQVQGNAIEYEPIIREFLETEVVLPEGYRYEFTGGTRETQEGQSEFAFALLAALVLMFMIMASLFENFRDPFVIWLCIPLAMFGALAYLFLIGDPLSTTSQIGIFMLVGIIVNNGIVLVDYMHLYTKGMEYDMLNRKSVRWQNLFIPVFFWKEKPTNKDSVLLKNILEACRRRMRPILLTAITTICSMIPLSLEVGSGAQTWSPLAKAVIGGLLFGSALTLFITPIISVSLSMTIEWFKALFRGNKTAVEA, encoded by the coding sequence ATGAAAAAATTCAGCGTAGCCGGAGGTATTTTACAGCGCCCGATTACCGTCATCATGATGACCCTCATTGTGATTGGCTTCGGCGTGTTTTCCCTCACTAACCTCAAAGTGACCCTCTACCCCTCATTCAATATTCCGGTACTTGCCGTTTCCTCAGGATATCAGAATGTAGCTCCTGAAGATATTAACCGTATTATTGTTGACCCGATTGAAGGAGCCCTTTCGGGAATTGAAGGAATTGAAACCCTTGAGGCACGTGTAAGTCGCGGAAATGCATTTGTGATTTTACGACTTCGGGAAGGCACCGACATCCGTAAAACAGAGCTCAAAGTCAGAAAAGCGATTGACGAAATCCGGGGTGAACTTCCACAGCAGGCACAGGAACCGGTAATCTTCCAGTTTGATCCGGAAAACAGGCCCATCATGCGGCTCAGTATCGATGCCGAAAACCGTGGGCTCGACGAACTTCGAAATATCGGGCTCGAACTGGTTGAGACCCGGCTTGAGCGGATTGAAGGACTGGCTTCGGCAGAAACCCAGGGCGGACTCGAACGGCGCATCTACATCGATGTAACCCCCATGAAACTGGCGCAGCACAACCTGGTTCCTTCTGATATTGAAAGTGCTCTCCGAAATAACAATGTGCAGCTGCCCATTGGTAATGTTGTAGCAGACCGAATCAATTATAGCGTACGGGCACAATCCACCTATCAGGATGTAGAGCAGATTGCTAATACCATCGTAACTATAGCCGAAAACGGTGTCCCCATTCGGGTAAAAGACGTGGCTGATGTCAGCGATGGCTTCACCGAAGTAACAAGCCTGGTAAGAGTTAACGGCCGAAACAGCGTATCTGTGGATGTGCAAAAAAACTCAGATGCCAATACCCTCGATGTAGTAAACGCGGTGAAAGAAGTAGTGCCGGAAATCAATAAAATTTTACCTCCCGGCGTCGTACTTCAGGTTCTTTCTGATGAAGGACAAACCATTGAAGATTCCGTAAATAATTTATCACAGTCGGCTCTCGGGGCTTTGGTTGTAGTTATTTTAGTAATCCTGATTTTTATGGGAGGATGGAGAATTTCTCTGGTAGTGGCCTGTTCCATTCCTGTGTCTATCGCTGCCAGCTTTGCCGCCATGTACGCGGCCGATCTTACACTGAACATCCTCACCATCTCAGCCCTGGCCCTTGCAATCGGACTATTGGTGGATAATTCAATCGTTGTAACCGAAAGTATTGCACGTAAACTCGAGGATGGGCTTCCCCGGTTCAAAGCAGCACTGGAAGGTACCAACGAAGTAATTGGTGCATTGCTTGGATCAACCCTGACCACGCTTGGTGTTTTCATACCCATTATTTTGATTTCTGGAACTCAGGGTGCTTTCTTCCGGGAATTTGCCTACACCATCTGTTTTGCCATCGGCTTTTCTTTCCTGTCTTCCATCATCCTGGTGCCTGTAATTTCCTTACTGGCCCTCGATGCCAAACAATTCAACACCAAGAATCTGGCATTCCGTGGCATCTCAAAACTGGAAAGAGGATATACAAAAGCACTTGGCTGGTTATTTCACCATAAATGGATTCCACTGTTAGCCATGGTTGCTATCATGGCAGGCACCTTCATGTTATACACCAATATCCCGAAAGAAGGTTTTCCGGAGTCTGATTCCGGACAGATTGATATCGATATCAGTTTACCGGAAGGAAGTAAGCTTACCAAAACGGCAAACATCATGGAGAACTTCAGCGACCGTATCGGTGAAATGCCTGAAGTTGAAACCATGATAACTTCCATCGGCAGAAGTCGCTGGAGAGAACAAACTAACAGAGGAGAAATAAGTGTAACTCTGGTCCCTGAAACCCAAAGAGAACAAACCACCAACGACTTTGCTGTATTTTTGAGGGAGGAGTTGACCTCTCCCGGAGTGGACGTTCGGGTTCGTGTTGAAGGCGGTGGATTACGATTCGGGCGCGGCTGGGATTCAGGGGGAGGCTCTATCCGGTTAAGCCTGATTGGCCCTGAAATCGATCAGCTTGTTGCCATCTCAAACAAAATAGATGCACGGTTGTTACAAGATCCAACCGTCATTTCAGTTGATAACGGAAGAACTGATCCTACCCCGGAGCTGCATTTTATCGCCGACCGGGAACGCCTGGGTTTACTGGGAACAAATCTTGGAACCATTGCCGGAGCGCTTAGAACACAGACGCTGGGCAATCAAGCCGGGTATTACATTGCAGAAGGACGTGAAATCCCCATTGAAGTACGTACACAAAAACAGGCGTTAACCAGTCGCGAAGACTTGTTTGACCTCGAAGTATTCCAGGTGGGCGATCAACGGATACCAGTTGCAGCCGTTGGTGAGTTTGTACCGACTCGCGGCGTGGATTCCTTCTCACGACGAGACCGCGAAACAGTGCTGGATGTAAACATTCAGGTTCAGGGAAATGCAATTGAGTATGAACCGATTATCCGCGAATTCCTGGAAACGGAAGTGGTTCTGCCCGAAGGATATCGCTATGAATTTACCGGCGGCACCCGTGAAACTCAGGAAGGTCAGTCTGAGTTTGCCTTTGCTTTACTGGCAGCGCTCGTACTCATGTTTATGATCATGGCTTCCCTGTTCGAAAACTTCCGGGACCCATTCGTTATTTGGCTCTGCATTCCCCTTGCCATGTTTGGAGCGCTCGCCTATCTGTTTTTGATTGGTGATCCCCTTAGTACCACATCGCAAATAGGTATATTTATGCTGGTGGGCATCATCGTCAATAACGGGATTGTACTCGTCGATTATATGCACCTTTACACCAAAGGCATGGAATATGACATGCTGAACCGTAAGTCGGTTCGCTGGCAGAATCTCTTCATTCCTGTTTTCTTCTGGAAAGAAAAACCGACGAATAAAGATTCTGTTCTGTTAAAAAATATTTTAGAGGCCTGTCGAAGACGCATGCGACCCATTCTGCTTACGGCTATTACCACTATCTGCTCCATGATTCCGCTTTCACTGGAAGTTGGCTCCGGAGCACAAACCTGGTCACCATTAGCCAAAGCTGTAATCGGTGGCTTGCTGTTTGGCTCAGCCCTTACACTATTTATCACCCCAATTATCTCTGTTTCATTGAGCATGACGATAGAGTGGTTTAAGGCGTTATTCAGAGGTAACAAAACCGCAGTGGAAGCGTAA
- a CDS encoding efflux RND transporter permease subunit has product MGSLSKLAVDRPITFLMSTLILLGFGFYGLQNLRLNLYPDVSFPTITVYTGYEGVAPEDIETLVTRPIEESVGSISGIRKVRSLSSQGASVVKLNFEWGTDLYQAENDVRKELGFVERSIPDDAETPLVFSYDPNQEPIVVLTLTSNARSQRDLRTFSKQVLEQRLERINGIASVETSGGLERQINVQIDNEKMRLYNLSISDIASKLQQENIQVPAGQLTEGNTIYSLRTIGEFKNVDQIRNTIITVRDGQPLLLKDVANVEDGIAQPIGNVHINGENGVILNVYRQSDANVVSSANAVVGGLDDIKESLPNDIEISVLTNKADFIEQSISNLLLTGIQAVVLVVLILLAFLRSGRSALIIAISIPVSIITTFTVMDIADLSLNIISLSGLTLAVGMVVDDAVVVLENIFRFREQGADRNEASVKGAKEVAVPVVISTLTTLVVFLPILFVPGIAGFLFRDLALTISFSLAISSLVALTLIPLMTSQFFKEKAQSFEAKNKIARFFSDILNRVESTYHRQLDKVLDRSGLVVSGAVVLFLVSLPLFYVIGGEFFPRVDENAFTLEVQREPGVNLFELERSITQVESIIQQEVPEARLVVSDYGDKEGIEGADDPGGFTGTVRVELVPQNERDRSQFEITSSLLEKLQIVPGVEIQEIIIDPLSPDGENGLIVQIFGYDPVTKEELANGVKEKLLQVDGINSVFSTSDQGRPELRLIMDRERISRVGMNTNQVATAVSNAVKGNVATAFVDQGVEFEVVVELDPMDKSQSVDLSNIQIQTPDGTWMPLKNLARIERYSGPTNVLRIDQERVTEVTAELSGIDLKAATAEARTLLDQVDWPDEYRYEIAGTAEEQAESFNFLMIAFMIAGILTYMVMASQFESLVEPFIIILTIPLALTGVLLMLWITGTSISVTSMVGLILLTGIVVNNGIVMIDYIKILQARGMERHKAIAEGATRRLRPILMTAFTTILSMVPLALELGSGSETWSPMARTVIGGLSMSTLLMLFVVPCFYNIINSLVERLGFDAIHKIDPLANKPQEALA; this is encoded by the coding sequence ATGGGATCTCTTTCCAAATTGGCGGTTGATCGTCCGATTACGTTTTTAATGTCCACCCTCATCTTGCTGGGATTCGGATTTTATGGATTGCAAAACCTGAGATTAAATCTGTACCCCGATGTTTCCTTCCCTACCATCACCGTATATACCGGTTATGAAGGCGTAGCTCCGGAAGACATCGAAACCTTGGTAACACGACCTATCGAAGAATCGGTTGGCAGTATCAGCGGTATTCGTAAAGTCCGGTCTCTCTCCAGCCAGGGTGCATCTGTTGTGAAACTCAACTTTGAATGGGGAACCGATCTCTATCAGGCCGAAAATGATGTCCGGAAAGAACTCGGGTTTGTGGAACGTTCAATACCTGATGATGCCGAGACCCCGCTCGTGTTCTCCTACGATCCCAACCAAGAACCGATTGTGGTTCTCACGTTAACTTCCAATGCACGCAGCCAGCGTGATCTGCGTACGTTCTCGAAACAGGTGCTTGAGCAGCGCCTTGAACGTATTAATGGTATTGCCTCGGTCGAGACTTCCGGGGGCTTAGAGCGTCAAATTAATGTGCAGATCGATAATGAGAAAATGCGGCTGTACAACCTCAGTATATCCGACATTGCCTCCAAGCTTCAGCAAGAAAATATACAGGTTCCTGCCGGTCAGCTTACCGAAGGGAACACCATTTACTCTTTGCGAACCATTGGAGAGTTCAAAAATGTAGATCAGATTCGAAATACCATTATCACTGTTCGTGACGGGCAGCCACTGCTACTGAAAGATGTAGCTAATGTAGAAGATGGAATCGCACAACCTATAGGCAACGTGCACATCAATGGAGAAAACGGAGTGATTCTGAATGTGTATCGTCAGAGTGATGCCAATGTAGTTTCATCGGCTAATGCTGTTGTAGGCGGGCTCGATGATATCAAAGAAAGCCTTCCAAACGACATCGAAATTTCGGTACTCACCAACAAAGCTGATTTCATTGAGCAGTCTATCAGTAACTTACTGCTAACCGGAATTCAGGCTGTAGTTTTGGTTGTATTAATTCTTCTGGCTTTTCTGCGAAGCGGACGCTCGGCATTGATTATAGCCATCTCTATTCCTGTTTCAATCATCACCACCTTTACGGTGATGGATATTGCCGACCTGAGCCTGAATATCATTTCCTTATCGGGGCTGACCCTGGCCGTTGGGATGGTCGTAGATGATGCCGTGGTTGTTTTGGAGAATATATTCCGTTTCAGGGAGCAGGGAGCCGACCGTAATGAAGCCTCGGTAAAGGGAGCTAAAGAAGTAGCCGTACCCGTTGTTATTTCAACCTTAACCACCTTAGTGGTATTCCTTCCCATCCTGTTTGTACCGGGAATTGCCGGCTTCTTATTCCGTGACCTTGCCTTAACCATTTCATTCTCCCTGGCTATCTCATCGTTAGTAGCGCTGACATTAATCCCGTTAATGACTTCTCAGTTCTTTAAAGAAAAAGCGCAATCATTTGAAGCCAAAAACAAAATTGCCAGGTTCTTCAGCGATATACTGAACCGAGTGGAGTCAACCTATCACCGGCAGCTGGATAAAGTCCTTGACCGAAGCGGATTAGTTGTAAGCGGAGCTGTTGTATTATTCCTGGTCAGTCTCCCCCTTTTTTATGTAATCGGGGGTGAATTTTTTCCCCGCGTTGATGAAAATGCCTTCACCCTTGAAGTACAGCGGGAACCCGGCGTAAACCTTTTTGAACTCGAACGCTCTATAACCCAGGTTGAAAGTATCATTCAACAGGAAGTACCCGAAGCCCGGTTGGTTGTATCCGACTACGGAGATAAAGAAGGAATTGAAGGAGCCGATGATCCCGGTGGCTTTACCGGTACGGTTCGGGTGGAACTGGTGCCGCAAAACGAGCGTGATCGTTCACAGTTTGAAATCACCTCATCGTTATTGGAGAAGCTGCAAATTGTACCCGGTGTCGAAATCCAGGAGATCATTATTGACCCACTTAGCCCCGATGGCGAAAACGGGCTAATCGTTCAAATTTTTGGATATGATCCGGTCACAAAAGAAGAGCTGGCCAACGGCGTCAAAGAGAAGCTCTTGCAGGTGGATGGCATCAATAGCGTATTCAGTACATCCGACCAGGGACGCCCGGAATTACGGCTTATCATGGACCGGGAGCGTATTTCCAGGGTTGGCATGAATACCAATCAGGTTGCCACCGCTGTAAGCAATGCCGTTAAAGGAAATGTCGCAACTGCCTTTGTAGATCAGGGTGTCGAATTTGAAGTAGTTGTAGAGCTGGACCCCATGGATAAATCCCAATCCGTTGACCTCTCCAACATACAGATTCAAACACCGGACGGAACGTGGATGCCTCTCAAAAACCTGGCCCGCATAGAGCGTTATTCCGGGCCTACCAATGTTCTGCGAATAGATCAGGAACGGGTAACGGAAGTGACCGCCGAATTGTCCGGCATTGATCTGAAAGCAGCAACCGCAGAAGCCCGCACCCTCCTCGACCAGGTTGACTGGCCTGATGAATACCGCTACGAAATTGCCGGAACAGCTGAAGAGCAAGCCGAATCATTTAATTTCTTGATGATTGCCTTCATGATTGCCGGAATCCTGACCTACATGGTCATGGCTTCTCAGTTTGAAAGCCTGGTGGAACCTTTCATCATTATTTTAACCATTCCGCTTGCCCTCACCGGCGTTTTACTCATGCTGTGGATTACCGGAACCAGCATAAGCGTTACCTCAATGGTCGGTTTAATCCTCCTTACGGGAATTGTGGTGAACAACGGAATTGTAATGATTGATTACATCAAAATTTTGCAGGCACGCGGCATGGAGCGCCACAAAGCCATCGCCGAAGGGGCAACACGCAGGCTTCGCCCGATTCTAATGACGGCATTCACCACTATCCTGTCGATGGTGCCGCTTGCTCTTGAGTTGGGATCCGGTTCAGAAACCTGGAGCCCGATGGCCCGAACTGTTATCGGTGGCTTATCCATGAGTACCCTTTTAATGCTTTTCGTAGTTCCCTGCTTTTACAACATCATCAACAGCTTGGTTGAGCGTTTAGGATTTGATGCCATTCATAAAATTGATCCCCTTGCCAACAAACCACAGGAGGCACTCGCATGA
- a CDS encoding efflux RND transporter periplasmic adaptor subunit, with amino-acid sequence MKISYLQIAALSILLISCGNDNSNESGQSNFSRFGGNGARQATSVETNIVEVGQIADQVRSFGNVKAQNVISVLPQVSNRITEIYVDLGDTVRQGEALAKIYDATFRDQLSQAESQLEQSRIALRRDSSEYQRQQSLMERDLTSESELDIAQAAYQSSRAQFESARSSLTQAQEDFNNTIVRSPVDGVITNRALEVGDLATTGTELFQIASTNGYESRIYLPVQDWRAVKVGQEVNLRVSNERGISAEGVVSRKSPQLDATTGLGEVVITLTTVGNAVYPGVLAENVINITTKDRALIVPRSALVEQVETVINPESNTIELERSYSVFVSRGDSVAERRELELGIEQGDRIEVLSGLLPNDRIIVTGQSGLDDGARINVATGDQFQAPQERQIGGNANESGRQAPLANMNMTDEERAAAREKMQNMSREERMAYLRELRQQQADSTSNGQ; translated from the coding sequence GTGAAAATATCCTATTTACAAATTGCTGCTCTTAGCATCCTTTTAATTAGCTGTGGCAATGACAATTCCAATGAAAGCGGACAATCCAATTTTTCGAGGTTTGGTGGAAACGGGGCACGACAAGCTACCAGTGTGGAAACCAATATAGTTGAAGTTGGTCAAATAGCCGATCAGGTTCGCTCTTTCGGGAACGTAAAAGCCCAAAATGTAATATCGGTTTTGCCTCAGGTCAGCAACCGTATTACTGAAATTTATGTGGATCTCGGGGATACCGTTCGCCAGGGAGAAGCACTCGCCAAAATATATGATGCTACTTTTAGGGACCAGTTGAGCCAGGCCGAATCTCAGTTAGAACAAAGCCGAATAGCCCTTCGCCGCGACAGTTCCGAATACCAACGACAGCAAAGCCTGATGGAACGGGATTTAACCAGTGAATCGGAATTAGATATTGCCCAGGCTGCTTACCAGAGCTCCAGAGCCCAGTTTGAATCGGCTCGTTCATCCCTCACGCAAGCCCAGGAAGATTTTAATAATACCATTGTCCGCTCTCCGGTTGATGGGGTAATTACAAACCGCGCTTTAGAGGTTGGAGATTTAGCAACTACCGGAACGGAGTTATTTCAGATTGCCAGCACCAATGGATATGAATCCCGGATATACTTGCCCGTTCAGGATTGGCGCGCAGTAAAAGTTGGCCAGGAGGTAAATCTTCGGGTCTCCAATGAACGTGGCATAAGCGCTGAAGGCGTAGTTTCGCGAAAAAGTCCGCAACTGGATGCTACCACCGGACTTGGAGAAGTGGTCATCACGCTAACCACTGTAGGAAATGCCGTTTACCCCGGTGTATTGGCTGAGAATGTCATCAACATCACCACCAAAGACCGTGCGCTTATTGTTCCGCGAAGTGCCCTGGTTGAACAGGTTGAAACAGTCATTAACCCGGAATCTAATACCATTGAGCTGGAGCGTTCTTATTCGGTATTTGTATCGCGTGGAGATTCAGTAGCCGAGCGACGAGAACTTGAATTAGGTATCGAACAAGGCGATCGAATTGAAGTGCTGAGTGGATTGCTGCCTAACGACAGAATTATCGTAACCGGACAAAGCGGCCTGGATGATGGCGCCCGAATTAATGTAGCTACCGGCGATCAGTTTCAAGCCCCCCAGGAACGTCAAATTGGAGGGAATGCAAACGAGAGTGGACGACAAGCCCCTTTGGCAAATATGAATATGACGGATGAAGAACGCGCTGCTGCCCGCGAGAAAATGCAGAATATGTCGCGCGAGGAACGCATGGCTTACCTGCGTGAGCTAAGGCAACAACAAGCTGATTCAACTTCAAACGGACAATAA
- the fsa gene encoding fructose-6-phosphate aldolase has protein sequence MKFFIDTADLDEIKEANDLGVLDGVTTNPSLCAKIGVRDFEGHIAKICEMVAGDVSAEVVSTEYNEIVEEGRNIAKIADNVVVKVPLIKDGIKAIKTFSEEGIKTNCTLCFSPTQALIAAKAGATYISPFLGRLDDISTDGMQLIRDIVTIYNNYGYETEVLAASIRHPMHLLECAKEGADVATMPLSVIKSLLKHPLTDIGLDRFLADWDKLQKSLEE, from the coding sequence ATGAAATTTTTTATAGACACTGCTGATCTCGATGAAATTAAGGAGGCCAATGACCTCGGAGTGCTTGACGGGGTGACCACCAACCCAAGCCTTTGCGCAAAAATTGGTGTTCGGGATTTTGAAGGGCACATCGCTAAAATTTGTGAAATGGTAGCCGGCGATGTCTCAGCTGAAGTTGTTTCAACCGAGTACAATGAAATCGTGGAAGAAGGGCGGAATATTGCCAAGATTGCCGATAACGTTGTGGTTAAAGTTCCTTTGATTAAAGACGGGATTAAAGCCATCAAAACCTTTTCTGAAGAAGGCATCAAAACGAACTGTACGTTATGCTTTTCTCCTACCCAGGCACTGATAGCTGCGAAAGCCGGTGCCACGTATATCTCTCCATTTTTGGGCCGCCTGGATGATATCTCTACCGATGGAATGCAGTTGATTCGTGACATCGTGACCATTTATAATAATTACGGATACGAAACAGAAGTGCTGGCTGCGAGTATTCGCCACCCCATGCACCTGCTTGAGTGCGCCAAAGAAGGTGCCGATGTTGCCACCATGCCTCTTAGCGTAATTAAGAGTCTGCTTAAGCATCCTTTGACTGACATTGGCCTGGATCGTTTCCTGGCTGATTGGGATAAGCTTCAAAAAAGCTTGGAAGAATAA